A part of Salmo trutta chromosome 15, fSalTru1.1, whole genome shotgun sequence genomic DNA contains:
- the LOC115148371 gene encoding zinc finger protein 239-like, which yields MTVTLKKEEEEETGYLGPVSQGHHKASNGSNDEYALINTRERRDYRGSSGEPQQHHDADEAEKSLSTSEHLKKHQPRHTGKKPHCCSGCGKRFNSAVKLKIHKRIHTGEKSFGCDQCGKSFTASSHLTIHQRTHTGEKPHSCDQCGKSFSRPDSLMVHQRTHTGEKSYSCEQCGKGFSTSGQLTLHQRVHTGEKPYSCDQCGKSFTTSGQLTLHQRMHTGE from the exons atgactgtcacattgaagaaggaagaggaggaagaaactggatatctgggcccggtttcccaaggGCATcataaggcatccaatggttctaacgatgaataTGCCCTGATTAACACTC gagagagacgggactatcgtggatcttctggggagcctcaacaacatcatgatgctgatgaggcagagaagagtctctccacatcagaacacctcaagaaacaccagccgagacacacaggaaagaaacctcactgctgctctggctgtgggaaaagattcaactCTGCAGTAAAACTTAAAATACATaaaagaattcacactggagagaaatcttttggctgtgatcaatgtgggaagagttttactgcatctagccatctgactatacaccagagaacacacactggagagaaacctcatagctgtgatcaatgtgggaagagtttttctcggccagacagcctgatggtacaccagcggacacacacaggagagaaatcttatagctgtgaacAATGTGGGAAGGGTTTTTCTACATCTGGCCAGCTTACTTTACACCAGAgagtgcacacaggagagaaaccttatagctgtgatcaatgtgggaagagttttactacatctggccagctgactttacaccagagaatgcacacaggagag